One Aegilops tauschii subsp. strangulata cultivar AL8/78 chromosome 7, Aet v6.0, whole genome shotgun sequence genomic window carries:
- the LOC109783111 gene encoding uncharacterized protein: MSMRGLGASDFRGVHERRSGAFSSKICFGEKRLILGTFDIAEEAARAHDAAAWRLLRPRREMNFPDVSSQLAQDLAPLPRLFTDEDRRVHRRRQRRLAIAEMDVEAMVVWRECFPQDIVDERQFYKQRRTEREARRTERGAYREDKRARKQAAQLKLKLRETSGWDFEDEQHADAYIQTSEEDITESESESDEQLIFFFICVH; this comes from the coding sequence ATGTCGATGCGCGGCCTGGGCGCTTCGGATTTTCGCGGAGTCCACGAGCGccgctccggcgccttctcctcCAAGATCTGTTTTGGCGAGAAACGCCTCATCCTCGGCACCTTCGACATCGCAGAGGAGGCGGCCCGCGCgcacgacgcggcggcgtggcgcctcctgAGGCCTCGTCGGGAGATGAATTTTCCTGACGTGTCGAGCCAACTGGCGCAGGATCTCGCGCCTCTCCCGCGGCTtttcaccgacgaggatcgtcgtgtCCACCGAAGGCGGCAGCGTCGCCTCGCCATCGCTGAGATGGACGTGGAAGCCATGGTGGTGTGGCGCGAATGCTTCCCACAGGACATCGTCGACGAGCGCCAGTTCTACAAGCAAAGGAGGACGGAGAGGGAGGCGAGGAGGACGGAGCGAGGCGCCTATCGGGAGGACAAGCGTGCGCGGAAGCAGGCTGCTCAACTGAAACTGAAGCTACGAGAAACGTCGGGGTGGGACTTCGAGGACGAGCAGCATGCTGACGCCTACattcagacgtcggaggaggacattactgagtcGGAGTCGGAAAGCGACGAGCAGTTGATCTTTTTTTTTATCTGTGTACACTAG
- the LOC109783110 gene encoding (R)-mandelonitrile lyase-like — protein MAATPTPTPTPLLLALPFLFAALAAAQSRPFGGAPPGYERYVADATATGAEEEYDYIVVGGGAAGCPLAATLAGPGGGRVLLLERGGAPAEFPALATAGGFVRTLALADPSPDSDAPAQAFSSEDGVPNVRARVLGGGTAINAGFYSRAHPGWFHGHGEGAEVPDWDMRLVNSSYEWVEQELTFQPEVHGWQAAVRAALLEANVTPWNGFTVEHVTGTKIGATTFDASGRRHSAADLLAFARPGRLHVAVRAAVTRVIINPIDPAARRGRSRPAVAAVGVVYQDRLFQLHHALLRPGGEVILSAGTLGSPQLLLLSGVGPANDLTSLGIPVSVDAPDVGKHMFDNPRNGISIIPSVPIDHSLIQVVGIPSANGTASYLEAASYIVPVSPMLRPAGPFISPTSPLYVTMATIMEKVPGPLSEGSLWLSSPNPVETPSVRFNYFSRPEDLAQCVVGVRRVAQVLQSRTMDIFRSSVGSASQGRRGHARRDFRIVGATLPLDWSTNNTSVADFCRRTVATLWHYHGGCVVGRVVDKDFRVMGTQSLRVVDGSTFSVTPGTNPQATVMMMGRYMGLKMIAERHSRRQVNTSSYNELEE, from the exons atggccgccacccccacccccacccccacacccctcctcctcgccctccccttcctcttcgccgccctcgccgcggccCAGTCCCGCCCCTTCGGAG GTGCGCCGCCTGGGTACGAGCGGTACGTGGCGGACGCGACGGCGACGGGCGCGGAGGAGGAGTACGACTACATCGTGGTGGGGGGCGGCGCGGCGGGGTGCCCGCTCGCCGCCACCCTCGCGGGGCCCGGCGGGGGCCGCGTGCTGCTGCTCGAGCGCGGCGGCGCGCCCGCCGAGTTCCCGGCGCTCGCCACGGCCGGCGGCTTCGTCAGGACGCTCGCGCTCGCCGACCCCTCGCCCGACTCCGACGCGCCCGCGCAGGCCTTCAGCTCCGAGGACGGCGTCCCCAACGTGCGCGCGCGGGTGCTCGGCGGCGGCACCGCCATCAACGCCGGCTTCTACTCCCGCGCCCACCCCGGCTGGTTCCACGGCCACGGGGAG GGTGCCGAGGTGCCGGATTGGGACATGCGGCTGGTGAACTCATCATATGAGTGGGTGGAGCAGGAGCTGACATTCCAGCCGGAGGTGCACGGGTGGCAGGCGGCGGTGAGGGCCGCACTGCTGGAAGCTAACGTGACGCCGTGGAACGGCTTCACGGTGGAACATGTCACTGGCACAAAGATTGGCGCCACCACCTTTGATGCGTCAGGACGCCGCCACAGCGCCGCGGACCTCCTTGCTTTCGCCCGCCCTGGCCGTCTCCATGTCGCTGTCCGTGCCGCCGTTACCCGCGTCATAATTAACCCTATTGATCCTG CCGCACGCCGTGGAAGGTCACGACCAGCAGTGGCAGCAGTTGGCGTCGTGTACCAGGACCGTCTTTTCCAGCTGCACCATGCCCTGCTGCGTCCAGGTGGGGAGGTCATACTTTCTGCAGGTACACTTGGAAGTCCCCAGTTGCTGCTTCTCAGTGGCGTTGGCCCTGCTAACGATCTTACGTCCCTCGGCATCCCTGTTTCTGTGGATGCCCCTGACGTCGGGAAGCATATGTTCGACAACCCTCGCAACGGCATCTCCATCATCCCGTCAGTCCCCATCGACCACTCCCTCATCCAGGTGGTCGGCATCCCTTCTGCCAACGGCACTGCCTCCTACCTTGAGGCTGCATCATACATCGTCCCCGTTTCTCCCATGCTGCGCCCCGCCGGCCCTTTCATCAGCCCGACTTCGCCGCTCTACGTAACCATGGCAACCATCATGGAGAAGGTTCCTGGCCCGTTATCCGAGGGCTCGCTCTGGCTATCATCACCCAATCCCGTGGAGACCCCCTCGGTGCGCTTCAACTACTTCAGCCGCCCCGAGGACCTGGCGCAGTGCGTCGTCGGCGTGCGCCGTGTGGCACAGGTGCTCCAGAGCAGGACTATGGACATATTCCGTTCGTCAGTTGGGTCGGCGAGCCAGGGCAGGAGAGGGCACGCTAGGAGGGACTTCAGGATCGTTGGGGCGACCCTGCCACTCGACTGGAGCACAAACAACACTTCTGTGGCTGATTTCTGCAGGCGAACCGTGGCTACGCTGTGGCATTACCATGGAGGGTGTGTGGTTGGACGGGTGGTTGACAAGGATTTCCGGGTCATGGGCACCCAGTCTCTTCGCGTGGTGGATGGGTCGACGTTCAGTGTGACTCCCGGGACGAATCCTCAGGCCACGGTGATGATGATGGGCAG GTACATGGGGCTGAAGATGATCGCGGAGCGGCACAGCAGGAGGCAAGTGAACACATCATCGTACAACGAATTGGAGGAGTAA